A genomic segment from Flammeovirga pectinis encodes:
- a CDS encoding PH domain-containing protein: MNDKFYSTSLDTLAKILTVFTISISVFVIYNSVINLVYYSTNLFPENLLHLFIIVGMVALFMFCFLYAPKGYQVTDNKLIIHRRGKNKSYQLVEIDKVIAPAKSEMGKTIRTFGVGGYFGYFGKFSNTKYGKLTFYISQRKNYVIVFLKSGEKIVLSPDDLSLVNSLSLETA; encoded by the coding sequence ATGAATGATAAATTTTATTCAACCTCATTAGATACATTAGCTAAAATACTTACTGTATTTACAATTTCAATATCAGTATTTGTTATCTATAATAGTGTAATTAACCTAGTGTACTATAGCACAAATTTATTCCCTGAAAATTTGTTGCACTTATTTATTATTGTAGGAATGGTAGCACTTTTTATGTTTTGTTTTTTATATGCACCAAAAGGCTATCAGGTTACAGATAATAAATTGATTATACACCGTAGAGGAAAAAATAAATCGTATCAATTGGTAGAAATTGATAAGGTAATAGCACCAGCAAAGAGTGAGATGGGAAAAACAATAAGAACATTTGGAGTAGGTGGTTATTTTGGGTATTTCGGTAAGTTTTCAAACACAAAATACGGAAAGCTCACATTCTATATTTCACAAAGAAAAAATTATGTAATAGTATTTTTAAAGTCAGGAGAAAAAATAGTGTTATCGCCAGATGATCTTTCATTAGTAAATTCCTTGTCTTTAGAAACGGCTTAA
- a CDS encoding T9SS type A sorting domain-containing protein encodes MKNLYLISILIITVFSCTSNDLESLGDFEIAKDNNTIKIDEQITFSDTLFVSTVFDISNNGTLTFNNVQLNNCSIILKNKSELYFEKEIEVYDTLIINKNGSDHHGALCTIGVVNVTVFKDGDSTVSTLDGCYGDDLPVEMIYFNSTISTSKNNVLLEWATASEINADRFDVERSTNNRNWTNIGVIKASGNSNVKLDYSFTDSGLPNATIVYYRLKQVDFDGKAYVYGPNAVHLDNSERTLTVYPNPIKYGDDLNILSSFDEMEVRIYDSSGRTYTEFSSDLNHAKVPMIFGKGMLFIEVKSGKTKIVEKLIVN; translated from the coding sequence ATGAAGAATCTATACTTAATATCTATACTAATCATTACTGTTTTTTCTTGTACTTCTAATGATCTTGAAAGTTTAGGAGATTTTGAAATTGCAAAGGACAATAATACTATAAAGATTGATGAACAAATTACTTTTAGTGATACATTATTTGTTAGTACCGTTTTTGACATCAGTAATAATGGAACTCTTACATTTAATAACGTTCAGTTAAACAATTGCTCGATAATTCTTAAGAATAAATCAGAATTATATTTTGAAAAAGAAATTGAGGTTTATGATACCTTAATTATAAATAAAAATGGAAGTGATCATCATGGAGCTTTATGTACAATTGGTGTTGTAAATGTTACAGTTTTTAAAGATGGAGATAGCACAGTTTCTACTTTAGACGGGTGCTACGGTGATGATTTACCTGTCGAAATGATTTATTTTAACTCAACTATTTCAACTTCTAAAAATAATGTATTGTTAGAATGGGCAACAGCATCAGAAATTAATGCCGATAGGTTTGATGTAGAACGCTCTACAAATAATAGAAATTGGACAAATATTGGGGTAATTAAAGCATCTGGAAACTCTAACGTTAAATTAGATTATTCGTTTACCGATTCTGGATTACCAAATGCAACTATTGTTTATTACCGTCTTAAACAAGTCGATTTTGATGGAAAAGCATATGTTTACGGACCTAATGCTGTGCATTTAGATAATTCTGAAAGGACATTAACAGTATACCCAAACCCTATAAAGTATGGTGATGATTTAAATATTTTATCCAGTTTTGATGAGATGGAAGTTAGAATTTATGATTCTTCTGGGCGAACATACACTGAATTTTCTTCGGATCTAAATCACGCAAAAGTACCAATGATTTTTGGTAAAGGAATGCTTTTTATAGAAGTGAAAAGTGGTAAAACTAAAATTGTAGAAAAATTAATAGTGAATTAA
- a CDS encoding VIT domain-containing protein → MKKLLFIILSYVVLSTTLSAQILMPNVSINRIDKSDSVALRKLYIDVLVVDNIATTTMEMHFYNYGDNILKGDLNFPLSAGQVVSRYALDVNGELREGVVVKKEKAKEVFEQVVRQQIDPGILEKTVGENFKTSLYPLNPKEYKKCIVAFDHELEVNEQGLYYNLPLDFTNKLDNFEVHVEVVNRPIAVPSNTKNTISLKFDEQHSAFVSKYKKINFLLTKNLSFDLPKSDNIKDIVTSKGTVHHQNYFYINTQPLASVQLKSKPKKITVLWDISGSRTSAEINKNLVFLESYIDWIKNVELEIIPFNIKAKKGKRFTVKNGDVTEVKSYLNVLDYDGATVINQLLFDDEQTDEFLLFTDGVHNFSNSTLIQVTKPVYTICANSVANKTFLKSIAVQNNGVFIDLQKLKITNAVHLITHPPLQFISAQFNNAEIEKVYPSKPTLIEGNFGITGVLNGNKSVIKLNFGTNGKVTESKSFTIIKNDKNDFSLIEKLWAQKQIDELSIQSKKNKGKITALGKEYSIVTDYTSFIVLDRIEDYVQHEITPPSSLLKEYNTLLAEKISNKEKDKIAHLDVVWTQFKKDIEWWENAEDKTSFAKEELLKRKEKKQNNKRDQTINGIIEVPDEEDSFLEETVIVPATRQRASHSRANESVSEDMELEEEAFFMAPSAESANVNLKEKVAKRNTKSVMKLNTYDSNAAYLMEIKAEKGRNQLLKYYSLRKQYAETPSFFYDVASYFYKEGKSDLALQVISNLAEIDLENHEILRTLGRKLQEFKQYNTSIFIFKKLIDLRPFEPQNFRDLAFVYADMGNYQEAVDCYYSIIGGDFSDDVSRRFGNIDMILLHEMNDLIARHSDKIDISALDKRFIFNMPVDIRIVIDWDMLDTDIDLWVTDPLQEKCYYQHKKTDIGGIISQDLTQGYGPEEFRLKYAVDGNYFIQTHYYGNSKQSLFGPVTVRAFLYTNYGTPSEERSVVSLQLSEIQKGIFDIGTLEFKVAN, encoded by the coding sequence ATGAAAAAGCTACTCTTTATTATTCTATCGTACGTAGTATTAAGTACTACCCTTTCAGCACAAATTTTAATGCCTAATGTATCCATAAATCGGATAGATAAAAGTGATTCCGTTGCATTAAGAAAACTCTATATTGATGTACTTGTAGTGGATAATATAGCCACAACAACAATGGAGATGCATTTTTATAATTATGGAGATAATATATTGAAAGGAGATTTAAACTTTCCTTTATCGGCAGGGCAAGTAGTTTCTAGATACGCACTTGATGTAAATGGAGAATTAAGAGAAGGAGTTGTTGTTAAGAAAGAAAAAGCAAAAGAAGTTTTTGAACAAGTTGTAAGACAACAAATTGACCCAGGTATTTTAGAAAAAACAGTAGGAGAAAATTTCAAAACCTCACTTTACCCATTAAACCCAAAAGAATATAAAAAGTGCATTGTGGCTTTTGATCATGAATTAGAAGTAAATGAGCAAGGTTTATACTATAACCTCCCTCTAGATTTCACGAATAAATTAGATAATTTTGAAGTACATGTTGAAGTAGTAAATAGGCCTATTGCTGTTCCATCAAATACAAAAAATACAATCTCTTTAAAATTCGATGAACAACATTCTGCATTTGTAAGTAAGTATAAAAAGATAAATTTTCTTTTAACTAAAAATTTATCTTTTGATCTTCCAAAATCAGATAATATAAAAGACATTGTTACTTCTAAGGGGACTGTTCATCATCAAAATTACTTTTATATTAATACACAACCTTTGGCATCTGTTCAATTAAAAAGCAAACCTAAAAAAATAACTGTTCTTTGGGATATTTCAGGATCAAGAACATCAGCAGAAATAAATAAAAACCTTGTTTTTTTAGAGAGCTACATTGATTGGATAAAAAACGTAGAACTAGAAATTATTCCATTTAATATTAAAGCGAAAAAGGGAAAAAGGTTTACGGTTAAAAATGGAGATGTTACCGAAGTGAAAAGTTATTTAAATGTTTTAGATTATGATGGGGCAACGGTTATAAATCAGTTACTATTTGATGATGAACAAACAGACGAGTTTCTATTATTTACAGATGGTGTACATAATTTTTCTAATTCAACACTAATTCAAGTTACAAAACCTGTTTATACTATTTGTGCTAATAGTGTCGCTAATAAAACTTTTCTAAAATCGATAGCAGTTCAAAATAATGGGGTATTTATTGATTTACAAAAACTAAAAATCACAAATGCAGTCCACCTAATTACACACCCTCCGTTACAATTTATAAGTGCACAATTTAATAATGCTGAAATTGAAAAGGTATACCCAAGTAAACCAACCTTAATAGAAGGAAATTTTGGAATTACAGGTGTTTTAAATGGAAATAAAAGCGTAATAAAATTGAACTTTGGTACTAATGGAAAAGTAACTGAATCAAAATCATTTACTATTATAAAGAACGATAAAAATGATTTTTCTTTAATTGAAAAACTGTGGGCCCAAAAACAGATTGATGAATTATCTATCCAATCAAAAAAGAACAAAGGGAAAATAACAGCCTTAGGTAAAGAATATAGTATTGTTACAGATTATACATCATTTATAGTTTTAGATAGAATTGAAGATTATGTTCAGCACGAAATAACTCCTCCATCTTCTTTATTAAAAGAATACAATACGTTATTAGCAGAAAAAATATCAAACAAAGAGAAAGACAAGATAGCCCATTTAGATGTAGTATGGACACAGTTTAAAAAAGATATTGAATGGTGGGAAAATGCAGAAGACAAGACTTCTTTTGCTAAAGAAGAGTTATTAAAAAGAAAAGAAAAAAAACAAAATAATAAAAGAGACCAAACTATAAATGGCATTATTGAAGTACCAGATGAAGAAGATAGTTTTTTAGAAGAAACCGTTATTGTTCCCGCCACGCGACAACGAGCAAGTCATAGCAGAGCAAACGAAAGTGTTTCTGAGGATATGGAATTAGAAGAAGAAGCTTTCTTTATGGCTCCATCTGCTGAAAGCGCAAATGTGAATTTAAAAGAAAAGGTTGCAAAAAGGAATACAAAATCTGTGATGAAACTAAATACATATGATTCTAATGCTGCGTATTTAATGGAGATTAAAGCTGAAAAAGGAAGGAATCAATTACTTAAATATTATTCTCTAAGAAAACAATATGCTGAAACACCCTCTTTTTTCTATGATGTAGCTTCTTATTTTTATAAGGAAGGTAAATCAGATTTAGCACTTCAAGTAATTAGTAATCTTGCAGAAATAGATCTTGAAAACCATGAAATTTTAAGAACGTTAGGTAGAAAATTACAAGAGTTTAAACAATACAATACATCAATCTTCATATTCAAAAAATTAATTGATTTGAGACCTTTTGAGCCTCAGAATTTTAGAGACCTTGCTTTTGTTTATGCTGATATGGGTAATTACCAAGAAGCAGTAGATTGTTATTATTCTATTATTGGAGGCGATTTTTCTGATGATGTAAGCAGAAGATTTGGAAATATTGATATGATACTTCTTCATGAAATGAATGACTTAATAGCAAGACATTCTGATAAAATAGATATTTCTGCGCTCGATAAACGCTTCATTTTTAACATGCCTGTAGATATTAGAATAGTGATTGATTGGGATATGTTAGACACAGATATTGATTTATGGGTAACCGATCCGTTACAAGAGAAGTGTTATTACCAACATAAAAAAACAGATATAGGAGGTATTATATCTCAAGACTTAACGCAAGGTTATGGACCAGAAGAATTTAGATTAAAATATGCAGTGGATGGAAATTATTTTATTCAAACACATTATTACGGAAATTCAAAGCAATCTTTATTCGGCCCAGTTACTGTAAGAGCATTTCTATATACCAATTATGGTACACCTAGTGAAGAACGTAGTGTTGTGAGCTTACAATTGTCTGAAATTCAGAAAGGGATTTTTGATATTGGAACATTAGAATTTAAAGTAGCCAACTAA
- a CDS encoding antibiotic biosynthesis monooxygenase family protein, which translates to MIAETPKPPYYAVIFTTLVTDTLDGYEETANQMVEMVSKQDGFLGFEAAREDIGITVSYWKDLASIKAWKENTEHTEARNKGRENWYKAYKTRICKVERDYGLGDI; encoded by the coding sequence ATGATAGCAGAAACTCCTAAACCTCCTTATTATGCAGTGATTTTTACAACATTAGTTACTGATACACTAGACGGTTACGAAGAAACGGCCAATCAAATGGTGGAAATGGTAAGTAAACAAGATGGTTTTCTTGGCTTTGAAGCGGCACGTGAAGATATAGGCATTACTGTTTCGTATTGGAAAGACTTAGCATCTATAAAAGCTTGGAAAGAAAATACAGAACATACAGAAGCGAGAAATAAAGGAAGAGAGAATTGGTACAAAGCGTATAAAACAAGAATTTGTAAGGTAGAACGAGACTATGGGTTAGGAGATATTTAA
- a CDS encoding GNAT family N-acetyltransferase, translated as MGKWLKRIELEGELVKLIPLQLDHKDHLIAAADDGELWNLWFTSVPSKDSIDEYIEKALNSFHYDNGLPFAVVDKKSGKVIGTTRFLNATAMHRRLEIGATWYAKSFQKTGVNTECKYLLLKYAFENLKCIAVEFRTHWHNHASRNAIARLGAKQDGILRNHQIGLDGTLRDTVVFSIVRDEWDVIKKSLLFKMNR; from the coding sequence ATGGGGAAATGGCTTAAGAGAATAGAATTAGAAGGAGAGTTGGTAAAACTTATTCCTTTACAATTAGACCATAAAGACCATTTAATAGCTGCCGCAGATGACGGTGAACTTTGGAACCTTTGGTTTACATCTGTTCCTTCCAAAGATTCCATAGATGAATACATTGAGAAAGCATTAAACTCCTTCCATTATGATAATGGTTTACCATTTGCAGTTGTAGATAAAAAATCTGGTAAAGTAATAGGGACAACTCGTTTTCTAAATGCAACAGCCATGCATAGACGTTTAGAAATTGGAGCAACTTGGTATGCAAAATCATTCCAAAAAACTGGAGTTAATACGGAGTGTAAATATCTTTTATTAAAGTATGCTTTTGAAAATTTAAAATGTATTGCCGTAGAGTTTAGAACACATTGGCATAACCATGCTTCTAGGAATGCAATTGCTAGATTGGGAGCAAAACAAGACGGAATACTTAGAAACCATCAGATAGGTTTAGATGGAACTTTAAGAGATACCGTTGTTTTTTCTATTGTTAGAGATGAGTGGGATGTAATTAAAAAATCACTCTTGTTTAAGATGAATAGATAA
- a CDS encoding peptidase domain-containing ABC transporter: MTNKGYKKLSYLLSSQINHPVETDFQEPIVDAIEGKDFWEVFVRYADAINLAIVRNRGTINQLTTHLEKSITPFIALCNLDGSKMPVIFCADEKGKVLATAIDVLGQESDINLTRALDHLVRNDDGEVEYAVPISNNPMISDEKTKKKNSSIARLYRLLSAEKKDIGYIYLYALLISLFGLVLPLGVQTVIELIAGGVVIDSISVMIGLVIVVTMFTGGLQIMQLKVVETLQRRVFVKAAFEFAFRLPKIKLESLLGSYAPELMNRFFDVLTIQKSLPKFLIDLSGAILQILFGMILLSFYHPLFIVFGMVLIGMLIILFYITGPKALDANMVESKYKYKVVHWLEEMARTLLSFKIAGNTSLPVERTENLTNHYLYYRNKQFGVVINQFLYVYIFKTLVTGGLLIIGSWLVINREINLGQFVASEIVIVLVLSASEKLVLSMEVAYDMLTAVDKIAHVTDLPLERKGGVLLNQNIKEGLTVKMKDLHYTFPNGTKVLNGVNIDIKSGERICLAGYNSSGKDTMILALGGFLDNYKGGISYDDHSLRDIDLLSLRSDISKNLSDEELFDGTILENITMGRDNITYEDIIWALKSVELLDFVEKQPQGLKTVIAAGGKVFSESVVIRFILARCIVDHPRLLILNRTFQELESHVRMKILTFLTDKKNPWTLIFVGNDPILSTLSDRVAIMSAGKVEVIGTVDEVKDQDSFKQCFLTSSFNV; this comes from the coding sequence ATGACAAACAAAGGATATAAGAAACTTAGTTATCTTCTGTCATCTCAAATCAATCATCCAGTTGAAACAGATTTTCAAGAGCCAATAGTAGACGCAATTGAAGGGAAAGATTTCTGGGAAGTTTTTGTGCGTTATGCAGATGCCATTAATCTAGCAATTGTTAGAAACAGGGGCACCATCAATCAGTTAACAACACATTTAGAAAAAAGTATTACACCATTTATTGCACTTTGTAATTTAGATGGTTCTAAAATGCCTGTAATTTTTTGTGCTGATGAAAAAGGGAAAGTTCTTGCAACGGCTATAGATGTCTTAGGACAAGAATCTGATATTAACCTTACAAGAGCATTAGATCATTTAGTTAGAAACGACGATGGGGAAGTAGAATATGCAGTGCCTATTTCTAATAACCCTATGATTTCTGATGAAAAAACGAAAAAAAAAAATTCATCAATTGCAAGATTATATAGATTACTTTCTGCAGAAAAGAAAGACATTGGTTACATCTATTTATACGCATTATTAATTTCATTATTTGGTTTAGTATTACCATTAGGTGTACAAACCGTTATAGAATTAATAGCAGGTGGAGTAGTAATTGATTCCATTTCTGTTATGATTGGGTTAGTGATTGTAGTGACAATGTTTACCGGTGGTTTACAAATAATGCAGTTAAAAGTAGTGGAGACATTACAACGACGAGTATTTGTTAAAGCAGCCTTTGAGTTTGCATTTAGATTACCAAAAATAAAACTAGAATCGCTTTTAGGAAGTTACGCACCTGAATTAATGAACAGATTTTTTGATGTTCTGACCATTCAGAAAAGTTTACCAAAATTCTTGATAGACCTTTCAGGAGCAATTTTACAGATTCTTTTTGGTATGATTCTCCTTTCGTTTTATCATCCATTATTTATTGTTTTTGGAATGGTATTAATTGGTATGCTTATCATCTTATTCTACATAACAGGTCCAAAAGCATTGGACGCCAATATGGTAGAATCTAAGTATAAGTATAAAGTAGTGCATTGGTTAGAAGAAATGGCAAGAACGTTGCTTTCTTTTAAAATAGCAGGGAACACATCTTTACCAGTAGAACGAACAGAAAATCTTACAAACCATTATCTTTATTATAGAAATAAACAGTTTGGTGTAGTGATCAATCAGTTTCTTTATGTATATATTTTTAAAACCTTAGTAACAGGTGGTTTACTTATAATTGGTTCTTGGTTGGTTATTAATAGAGAGATCAATTTAGGTCAATTTGTTGCCTCAGAAATCGTTATTGTTTTAGTATTATCAGCTTCAGAAAAGTTAGTACTTTCTATGGAAGTAGCTTATGATATGCTAACTGCTGTAGATAAAATTGCTCATGTTACAGACTTACCTTTAGAAAGAAAAGGTGGCGTATTGTTAAATCAGAATATAAAAGAAGGTCTTACAGTTAAAATGAAAGACTTGCATTACACTTTCCCTAATGGAACAAAAGTGCTAAACGGAGTGAATATTGATATTAAATCTGGCGAACGTATTTGTTTGGCAGGGTATAATTCTTCTGGTAAAGATACTATGATTTTGGCACTAGGAGGATTCCTTGATAATTACAAAGGGGGAATTAGCTACGATGATCATTCATTAAGAGATATTGATTTACTAAGTTTAAGAAGTGATATTTCTAAAAACCTATCGGATGAAGAATTGTTTGATGGAACAATTTTAGAAAATATTACAATGGGTAGAGATAATATTACGTATGAAGATATTATTTGGGCACTTAAAAGTGTAGAGCTCTTGGATTTTGTTGAGAAACAACCACAAGGTTTAAAAACAGTAATTGCAGCAGGAGGAAAGGTATTTTCAGAAAGTGTTGTAATAAGGTTTATCCTAGCAAGGTGTATTGTAGACCATCCAAGGTTATTGATTCTAAATAGAACATTCCAAGAATTAGAAAGCCATGTAAGAATGAAAATTCTAACGTTTTTAACTGATAAAAAGAACCCTTGGACGTTAATTTTTGTGGGTAATGATCCAATTCTATCAACATTAAGTGATCGAGTTGCAATTATGAGTGCCGGTAAAGTAGAGGTTATTGGAACTGTAGATGAGGTTAAAGACCAAGACAGTTTCAAACAATGTTTCCTTACATCATCTTTTAACGTTTAA
- a CDS encoding T9SS type A sorting domain-containing protein, protein MKMNKSAVINSITFILFITLLSIHLTKGQKYIEDKNINYKETVIPITTIVEEDDNKITNVIYEIYSGGVLKLTNHGSIHLSNVKFVMLGGDLEFSAEQVNVFNKDGDTEVIWDENSEESCIEFDDGVTFKDDIIGFDPEEECGYPGDDLPVELINFEAEVFENGTSLYWSTASEINSKHFEVQFSSDNRHWETLDIILAAGNSNVQIDYQYDDYIIRSGTGYFRLNQVDLDGKNEIFGPIQVVYSEKESQDINGVIYPVPQSAGNTINLDVNNNDPYTIMIFNQIGQLVYQSFDNLNTQHLSTPWGRGVFVMHLLQGKEKDIIKFQMQ, encoded by the coding sequence ATGAAAATGAATAAATCAGCAGTAATAAATAGTATCACTTTCATACTTTTTATAACTCTTTTGTCGATACATTTAACTAAAGGTCAGAAATACATTGAAGATAAAAATATAAATTATAAAGAAACAGTTATTCCGATTACTACAATAGTAGAAGAAGATGATAATAAAATAACGAACGTTATTTATGAAATATATTCTGGAGGTGTTTTAAAGTTAACAAATCACGGCTCAATTCACTTATCTAATGTAAAGTTTGTGATGCTAGGAGGTGACCTTGAATTCTCTGCAGAACAAGTGAATGTTTTTAATAAGGATGGAGATACAGAAGTAATTTGGGATGAAAACTCAGAAGAAAGTTGTATTGAATTTGATGACGGAGTTACATTTAAGGATGATATAATAGGCTTTGATCCAGAAGAAGAATGTGGTTATCCTGGTGACGATCTTCCTGTTGAACTTATCAATTTTGAAGCTGAAGTTTTTGAGAATGGTACTTCTTTATATTGGAGTACAGCATCGGAAATTAATAGCAAACATTTTGAAGTACAATTTTCTTCGGATAATAGACATTGGGAAACACTAGATATTATCCTTGCTGCAGGGAATAGCAATGTTCAGATTGATTATCAATACGATGATTATATAATTCGTAGTGGAACAGGTTATTTTCGTTTAAATCAAGTAGATCTTGATGGTAAGAATGAAATATTTGGACCAATTCAGGTTGTTTATAGCGAAAAGGAAAGTCAAGATATAAATGGAGTAATTTATCCTGTTCCGCAATCTGCAGGGAATACAATCAATTTGGATGTAAATAATAATGACCCTTATACTATTATGATATTTAATCAGATAGGGCAGTTAGTTTATCAATCGTTTGATAATTTAAATACTCAACATCTTTCTACACCTTGGGGGCGAGGAGTATTTGTGATGCACCTTTTACAAGGAAAAGAAAAAGATATTATCAAGTTTCAGATGCAATAA